The following coding sequences lie in one Anomaloglossus baeobatrachus isolate aAnoBae1 chromosome 7, aAnoBae1.hap1, whole genome shotgun sequence genomic window:
- the LOC142246511 gene encoding E3 ubiquitin/ISG15 ligase TRIM25-like has translation MASAELRDELDCSICLSLYTDPVSLRCGHFFCRSCIVSALDAQEAAGVYSCPDCRAEYPERPALEKNRKLRNIVERFSSTQPEMEETRIFCTYCTKSPVPAVRSCLQCENSLCDDHLTAHNKTMDHILTGPTASFGHKKCSLHQKVLEYYCPQDAACLCVSCCLVGEHRGHQVELLDEASEKKKKKLREYLDELNPKKAEIQATVHNLQDHKRKIQGTASDKRKNITKIFMDIKKKLEMAEKKVMSEVSRQEKKIVSLISREIEKLEIQEDNMSRKMGHMEEMCCVTDPIRLLHESDITECSHGGEEDTGGDGGEVTSEEDLDEVLISLTLHRSMRDIVTNVTSELGVHVSDILLDVDTAHRCLKISEDLKTATKSEVQQKRRKSSGRFVDYSQVLSRCGLSSGRHYWEVKWNQIGGCIIGLSYPSIEMEGEQSGIGDNDKSWGLDIYDGECNVWHNSDVVTLSMTPTCPTLGVFLDYEAGRLSFYELCDPIRHLHTFTASFTEPLHVLFYLNNGASVTIRS, from the coding sequence ATGGCGTCTGCTGAGCTGAGGGACGAGCTGGACTGCTCCATCTGCCTGAGCCTCTATACAGATCCCGtatccctgagatgtggacacttCTTCTGCCGCTCGTGTATTGTGAGTGCGCTGGATGCACAGGAGGCGGCTGGAGTGTATTCCTGTCCTGACTGCAGAGCAGAATATCCGGAGCGTCCGGCCCTGGAGAAGAACCGAAAGCTGAGGAACATAGTGGAGCGTTTCTCATCTACTCAGCCTGAGATGGAGGAGACCAGAATCTTCTGCACTTACTGTACAAAGTCTCCTGTCCCGGctgtgagatcctgtctgcagtgtgAGAACTCTCTGTGTGACGACCACCTGACAGCCCACAACAAGACGATGGATCATATATTAACAGGACCCACCGCCTCTTTTGGTCACAAAAAATGTTCCCTTCACCAGAAGGTTCTGGAGTATTACTGCCCGCAGGACGCggcttgtctgtgtgtgtcttgctGTCTGGTTGGTGAACACCGAGGACACCAGGTGGAGCTTCTAGATGAGGCTtctgagaagaagaagaagaaattgAGGGAATATCTGGATGAACTGAACCCAAAAAAAGCAGAAATTCAGGCAACAGTCCACAATCTGCAGGATCATAAGAGGAAGATTCAGGGAACCGCCTCTGACAAGAGGAAGAACATTACTAAGATATTTATGGATATTAAGAAGAAGCTGGAAATGGCAGAAAAGAAAGTGATGAGCGAGGTCTCCAGGCAGGAGAAGAAGATTGTGTCCCTGATATCTCGTGAAATCGAGAAGCTGGAAATACAGGAGGACAATATGTCCAGAAAGATGGGTCACATGGAGGAAATGTGTTGTGTTACTGACCCAATAAGACTCTTACATGAAAGTGACATTACAGAGTGTAGTCATGGAGGTGAGGAGGACACAGGGGGAGATGGTGGAGAGGTCACTTCTGAGGAGGATCTGGATGAGGTTCTGATCTCACTGACCTTACACCGATCTATGAGGGATATTGTCACCAATGTAACATCAGAGCTCGGGGTCCATGTCTCAGACATATTGCTGGATGTGGACACTGCTCATAGATGTTTGAAGATATCAGAAGATCTGAAAACAGCAACAAAATCAGAAGTACAACAAAAGAGACGAAAATCATCAGGAAGATTTGTGGATTACTCCCAGGTGTTAAGCAGATGTGGCCTctcctcaggacgacattactgggaggTGAAGTGGAACCAGATAGGAGGATGTATCATCGGATTGTCCTATCCCAGTATAGAAATGGAAGGAGAGCAGTCTGGTATCGGAGATAATGATAAATCTTGGGGTTTGGATATTTATGATGGAGAATGTAATGTATGGCACAACTCAGATGTAGTGACCCTCAGTATGACGCCAACATGTCCGACACTTGGCGTCTTCTTAGACTATGAGGCCGGGCGTCTGT